CACTACTCATCTCTATAGGTTGTGTCTcagatttatttaatttttggaaaaaaggctgcaataccagactcggcctatggacaggtgtggcgctgcttctattaaaaataaataaatacttctgGGTTTTAGTCAGTACGCTCCAACATAGCGACAAATAGGGTTGTGGCGTATAAGCCATTATTGCAATGGGGGCCCCctataaatcttaaaggggttatccaggaaaaatcttttatatatatatatatctggctccagaaagttaaacagatttgtaaattacttctattaaaaaatcttaatcctttcagtacttatgagcttctaaagttaaggttgttcttttctgtctaagtgctctctgatgacacgtgcctcggggaccgcccagtttagaagaggtttgctatggggatttgcttctaaactgggcggttcccgagacacgtgtcatcagagagcatttagatagaaaagaacaatcttaacttcagaagctcataagtactgaaaggattaagattttttttaatggaagtaatttacaaatctgtttaactttctcgagccagttgatatatataaaaaaagttttttcctggaatacccctttaatatattggaaaactacaactctcagcatgccttgacagccttcggctgtcaaggcatgctgagagttgtagtttccatacagctggagagccacagtttagcGTACTGATTTAGATATGTGATACCGCTAGTACCGTATTAGTAACTATATGTATAGAGCTGgtatatggtggcattatttggGGACCCATCTGGCAGTATAAGTGGGGGAGTGCTCATATAATGGGGGGGTCTCCATTGGTTTGTATGAGACAGGACTGACAAGCACCCGGGGATCCCTCCTCCTCTGTGAACCGTTTAGTGTTTACAGccagggtgtgttttttttttttttctccaggcaTCTGTTTAGCGAACACAAATTATCACGATCCGCTAACTGCGACTTTTCACAAACGTTTCCTTTCAAGACGGAAGATTAAAAGCTGCGCCGCCACGTTCAGACGAAATAAAATTATGACTGTGGAACTAATGTCCCCGCAGAAGAaaaacggaaaagaaaaaaaagatgaaatCCAGACGCCGTCTCCACTAAAATAACAGATGTAATAGGGATCATTGGTCCCAACAGCTCATCAGTCTGTTAAAAGGAGCAAGAGTTGTAGCTGCATAGTAAAGTTTCTATGTCATTCAGGATCTGAGGAAAGCTGAGAGATCACCTGTTTTCTTAGGTCACGTCCCGAACTTACAAAATTCGaatccttaaaggacatctgcagcaaaataaaacttatcccctatccacagtgtttgatcgcgggggggtcccggcTCTGCCTcgtctctcccgtgcaggaggcgtgctggCTGCAGCATGGAGTCGCCTCCTCCATCGTGTCTCTCCCatggaactgtatggggaggggacgTACTGTCGACATCAGAGAGGTcaacgctacgcgcattagctgctcacatagagcggcaatgcgggggccctgtttgggagatcgcggggggtcacaacggtcggacccccatgatcagactctTATCCCTTTTccagtggatagggaataagttgtcttttgctgtagATGTCCTTTAATAGGATTTGTGACACCTCAAAATGAATAGACCCTCTAAACCAATATAGAACACAAAATACGTGGACCTCAGACGCCAAACCCTCTAGAGaaaacaatgccccccccccagcagaccccctaaataaatattGACCCCAAACCTCATAAATAAATACTGACTCCCCCAGACCTCATAAATAAAGACCAGAGCCCCTAAATAATGACCCCCAGCAGACTCcctaaataaatactgacccccagaccagacctcctaaataaattctacccccccccccccagaacagaCCCCCTAAATAATGACACacagatcagacccctaaataaatactgacccATGGAGGAGAcccccctaaataaatactgacccccccccccctcaataccagacctcctaaataaatagtgaccccagactagaccttcTAAATAAATACTTACCCCAGACAAGACCCAATCAATAAATACTGACCCCCAGACCTCATTAAGACCAGAGCCCCTAAATAATGACCCCCAGCAGACTCcctaaataaatactgacccccagacctcctaaataaatactgcccccccccccgaacagACCCCCTAAATAATGACACacagatcagacccctaaataaatactgacccACGGAGGAGAcccccccctaaataaatactgatcccccccccaataccagacctcctaaataaatactgaccccagactagaccttcCAAATACTTACCCCAGACAAGACCCAATCAATAAATACtgacccccagaccagacctcctaaataaatactgacccccaGACTAGACCCCCTAAATACTGACCCCCAGACCAGACCACCTAAATATTAACCCCCCGCAGACCAGACCTCCaaaataaatactgaccccctccagaccagaccccctaaataaTGACCCACAAATCAGACCCCTAATTAAATACTGAGACCCCCCCCACCCtgacctcctaaataaatactgccccccagaccagaccccctaaatactgacccccagaccagaccccctaaataaaGTGTCCCACTGATCAGAACCCCTAAATAAATATTGACCCCCAGACCAAAGCCCCTAAATACTGACcccccccagaccagacctcctaaATATTGACCCCACCGCAGACcagacctcctaaataaatactaACCAcccccccagaccagaccccctaaataaTGACCCACAAATCAGACCCCTAATTAAATACTGAGACCCCCCCCACCCtgacctcctaaataaatactgccccccagaccagaccccctaaatactgacccccagaccagaccccctaaataaaGTGTCCCACTGATCAGAACCCCTAAATAAATATTGACCCCCAGACCAAAGCCCCtaaatactgaccccccccccagaccagacctcctaaATATTGACCCCCCCGCAGACcagacctcctaaataaatactaACCAcccccccagaccagaccccctaaataaTGACCCACAAATCAGACCCCTAATTAAatactgagacccccccccaccccgaccTTCTAAATAAACTGACCCCACAGACTAGACCTCCTAAATTAATACTGAcccccccagaccagacctcctaaataaatactgaccaccagacaagacctcctaaataaatactgaccaccagacaagacctcctaaataaatactgaccccagtcaagacctcctaaataaatactgaccaccagacaagacctcctaaataaatactgacccccagacaagacctcctaaataaatactgacccccagacaagatctcctaaataaatactgacccccagacaagacctcctaaataaatactgacccccagacaagacctcctaaataaatactgacccccagacaagacctcctaaataaatactgaccaccagacaagacctcctaaataaatactgacccccagacaagacctcctaaataaatactgacccccagacaagatctcctaaataaatactgacccccagacaagacctcctaaataaatactgacccccagacaagacctcctaaataaatactgacccccagacaagacctcctaaataaatactgacccccagacaagacctcctaaataaatactgacccccagacaagacctcctaaataaatactgacccccagacaagacctcctaaataaatactgaccaccagacaagacctcctaaataaatactgacccccagacaagacctcgtaaataaatactgacccccagacaagacctcctaaataaatactgaccaccagacaagacctcctaaataaatactgaccccagacaagacctcctaaataaatactgaccaccagacaagacctcctaaataaatactgacccccagacaagacctcctaaataaatactgaccaccagacaagacctcctaaataaatactgacccccagacaagacctcctaaataaatactgaccaccagacaagacctcctaaataaatactgacccccagacaagacctcctaaataaatactgacccccagacaagacctcctaaataaatactgacacgagacaagacctcctaaataaatactgacccccagacaagacctcctaaataaatactgacccccagacaagacctcctaaataaatactgacccccagacaaggacctcctaaataaatacttacccccagacaagacctcctaaataaatactgaccaccagacaagacctcctaaataaatactgacccccagacaagacctcctaaataaatactgacccccagacaagacctcctaaataaatactgacccccagacaagacctcctaaataaatactgacccccagacaagacctcctaaataaatactgaccaccagacaagacctcctaaataaatactgacccccagacaagacctcgtaaataaatactgacccccagacaagacctcctaaataaatactgaccaccagacaagacctcctaaataaatactgacccccagacaagacctcctaaataaatactgaccaccagacaagacctcctaaataaatactgacccccagacaagacctcctaaataaatactgacccccagacaagacctcctaaataaatactgacccccagacaagacctcctaaataaatactgacccccagacaagacctcctaaataaatactgacccccagacaagacctcctaaataaatactgacccccagacaagacctcctaaataaatactgacccccagacaagacttcctaaataaatactgaccaccagacaagacctcctaaataaatactgacccccagacaagacctcgtaaataaatactgacccccagacaagacctcgtaaataaatactgaccaccagacaagacctcctaaataaatactgacccccagacaagacctcctaaataaatactgaccaccagacaagacctcctaaataaatactgacccccagacaagacctcctaaataaatactgacccccagacaagacctcctaaataaatactgaccaccagacaagacctcctaaataaatactgacccccagacaagacctcctaaataaatactgacccccagacaagacctcgtaaataaatactgacccccagacaagacctcgtaaataaatactgaccaccagacaagacctcctaaataaatactgacccccagacaagacctcctaaataaatactgacccccagacaagacctcctaaataaatactgaccaccagacaagacctcctaaataaatactgacccccagacaagacctcctaaataaatactgacccccagacaagatctcctaaataaatactgacccccagacaagacctcctaaataaatactgacccccagacaagacctcctaaataaatactgacccccagacaagacctcctaaataaatactgacccccagacaagacctcctaaataaatactgacccccagacaagacctcctaaataaatactgacccccagacaagacctcctaaataaatactgacccccagacaagacctcctaaataaatactgacccccagacaagacctcctaaataaatactgacccccagacaatacctcctaaataaatactgaccaccagacaagacctcctaaataaatactgacccccagacaagacctcgtaaataaatactgacccccagacaagacctcctaaataaatactgaccaccagacaagacctcctaaataaatactgacccccagacaagacctcctaaataaatactgaccaccagacaagacctcctaaataaatactgacccccagacaagacctcctaaataaatactgacccccagacaagacctcctaaataaatactgacccccagacaagacttcctaaataaatactgaccaccagacaagacctcctaaataaatactgacccccagacaagacctcgtaaataaatactgacccccagacaagacctcgtaaataaatactgaccaccagacaagacctcctaaataaatactgacccccagacaagacctcctaaataaatactgaccaccagacaagacctcctaaataaatactgacccccagacaagacctcctaaataaatactgacccccagacaagacctcctaaataaatactgacccccagacaatacctcctaaataaatactgaccaccagacaagacctcctaaataaatactgacccccagacaagacctcgtaaataaatactgacccccagacaagacctcctaaataaatactgaccaccagacaagacctcctaaataaatactgacccccagacaagacctcctaaataaatactgaccaccagacaagacctcctaaataaatactgacccccagacaagacctcctaaataaatactgacccccagacaagacctcctaaataaatactgacccccagacaagacttcctaaataaatactgaccaccagacaagacctcctaaataaatactgacccccagacaagacctcgtaaataaatactgacccccagacaagacctcgtaaataaatactgaccaccagacaagacctcctaaataaatactgacccccagacaagacctcctaaataaatactgaccaccagacaagacctcctaaataaatactgacccccagacaagacctcctaaataaatactgacccccagacaagacctcctaaataaatactgaccaccagacaagacctcctaaataaatactgacccccagacaagacctcctaaataaatactgacccccagacaagacctcgtaaataaatactgacccccaGACAAGACCTCGTAAATAAACACTGACCACCAGAcaagacctcctaaataaatactgacccccagacaagacctcctaaataaatactgacccccagacaagacctcctaaataaatactgaccaccagacaagacctcctaaataaatactgacccccagacaagacctcctaaataaatactgacccccagacaagacctcctaaataaatactgacccccagacaagacctcctaaataaatactgacccccagacaagacctcctaaataaatactgacccccagacaagacctcctaaataaatactgacccccagacaagacctcctaaataaatactgaccaccagacaagacctcctaaataaatactgacccccagacaagacctcgtaaataaatactgacccccagacaagacctcctaaataaatactgaccaccagacaagacctcctaaataaatactgacccccagacaagacctcctaaataaatactgaccaccagacaagacctcctaaataaatactgacccccagacaagacctcctaaataaatactgaccaccagacaagacctcctaaataaatactgacccccagacaagacctcctaaataaatactgaccaccagacaagacctcctaaataaatactgacccccagacaagacctcctaaataaatactgacccccagacaagacctcctaaataaatactgacccccatacCAGACCCCTGTAAATAAATGCCTCCAGAACAGAcccctataaataaataaatacccccaGACCAGGGCATTATGTAGGAGACGGGGATCTCGGCCAGCCGGCTCCCCTCCTCCAATACACGCTGGGGCGCGTTAGGAATTAAACTATTTCCAAGAAGAACGCAGCACCTGGTGAACATATTACCCCTCATTTTACAGCTCCTCACCCGCTATATAAGGGGTTTAGTACGGGTGAcctgtgaaactatgaaaatgaCAGCCTCTGAGtaacattatttttattaatgtttcttaaatatataaaaacatggtCAATTTGATATGAAGCTGCAGACATTATATATTTGTATCCACAACAAAAGGTACATCTCATCTTATTATCCAAAAGAACAACCAAACTTGCTAGTTAGAAACCGAACCGTATTTCTCTGTATATCTGTAAATCAAAGTCTCCAGACTGtaacattttggcaaaatttgcaACTTGTTGGAAGCTTTTCCTATAAAGTCTAATAATAGTAACAAGAAAACACCCTCCTAGTCCAGGCCTCAGGTGGCTTTGGCTTCTTTTTTGACGTGAACTTTGGATCTCCTACATTTTTTCTTGGGTTTTTCCTTCATTTTGAGTATTGGTGGAATCGGGGGGCTGGCCTCACCGGGATCCCCTTTACCTTTGAAGAAATAGGAGGTGTTCAGGACCGTCTGGACAAACTTGGTTTCGTCTGCCCTTTGCACGGGACTGAAGCAGAATTTAATATTGTTTTTCCTGGAGTCCTTGAAGTCCGCGGAGGTCGACTGGGACTCTACTATGATGACGTCATTACCGGGACTCAAGGCGGCCTTCTTGGCTCGAATGCGAGATGGTAGAGACAGATCTAGGGCCTCCTCTGAGCATGGCTCCAACACTTTGGCTTTCTTCATGAGGCTCATCAGGGCCAGGTAGGTAAAGCTGACCTCAGTCTgagtggagttctcctttaaggttacTTGTTGGTTGCTTTCAATGCTGGAGAGGCCAACACTGTTGTGTCTGAGACAGGAGAGCTGGGACAGCAGGTGGGTCCCATGGTGGGGCTgttggtttcccaaccagtcccGTACGCCGTTGTGTTGCTCCTGGCCGAGGGGTGGGGAGTCTTCGCAGGTACAATGGGACAACACAAACTTCTTCTGCGTAATGAAGAGGTCTTGACTTTGGTCAGAGATGCCATTCATGTCCTCGATTTGGCCATTGTCCCTTTTGGTCTTGGGGGGAGCGATTGGGGAAGACCTTGGGGTACTGGTCATCATGAGAACGTTGCTTCTATGGAAGGCCAGTGGTTGTCTTCTCCATTGACTGGTTCCATCCTCACTTTTTGACTTGGTCTTGTATTTCGGGTCATTGGGGGTCTTTACATTTCTACTGATTGTCTCCGGAGCGGATCTATGGAGCGGATCAGAACCTTCCACTGACTGGACACTGGGgggcttcttcttttttttctttttagtctttttttgaggGGACCCTGAAGGGTCAGGTACCTCACGAGTATTTCTGGCAGCCTTCTCCCCCCGTGGGGGGCGGTTCTCATCGGACTCtgtgggggtcctcttccttgATTTGATGGAGGAGTCGCTGATTATATTTGAGTCTTGTCCTTCCTCACCACATAGGGTTACGTTTTCTGTCTCCCATTTGGGGTTGTCGCTCGTCTTGTTGTGTCTGGATTCCTTCTTTTTAAGTTTAGTTTTCATTTTCTTACTTTTCTCCGAATTTTCCATGAGCCGCAGAATTAACCACTTCCCCGGCTgtgagaaataaataaaaaaatactttttatatggGGCGGGGTtagaaaaaatacaaaatctCATGTTATGCACTGCATCCCCataatgggggagaacattatctgtgatggagagaacattatctgtgatgggggagggagaacattatctgtgatgggggagagaacattatctgtgatgggggagaacattatctgtgatgggggagagaatattatctgtgatggaggagggagaacattatctgtgatgggggagaacattatctgtgatgggggagagaatattatctgtgatggagagaacattatctgtgatggggagagaacattatctgtgatggagagaacattatctgtgatggggaggagaacattatctgtgatggagagaacattatctgtgatgggggagagaacattatctgtgatggggagagaacattatctgtgatggagagaacattatctgtgatggggagagaacattatctgtgatggagagagcattatctgtgatggggagagaacattatctgtgatggggagagaacattatctgtgatggagagagcattatctgtgatggggggaagaacattatctgtgatggagagaacattatctgtgatggggagagaacattatctgtgatgggggagagaacattatctgtgatggggagagaacattatctgtgatggagagaacattatctgtgatgggggagaacattatctgtgatggggagggagaacattatctgtgatgggggagaacattatctgtcatgggggagagaacattatctgtgatgggggagggagaacattatctgtgatgggggagagaatattatctgtgatggagagaacattatctgtgatggggagagaacattatctgtgatggagagaacattatctgtgatggggggaagaacattatctgagatggagagaacattatctgtgatgggggggagaacattatctgtgatggggagagaacattatctgtgatggggagagaacattatctgtaatggggagagaacattatctgtgatggagagaacattatctgtgatggggggaagaacattatctgtgatggagagaacattatctgtgatggggggaagaacattatctgtgatgggggagagaatattatctgtgatggagagaacattatctgtgatgggggagagaacattatctgtgatggggagagaacattatctgtgatggggagagaacattatctgtaatggggagagaacattatctttgatggggagaacattatctgtgatggggagagaacattatctgtgatggggagaacattatctgtgatggggagagaacattatctgtgatgggggagagaacattatctgtgatgggggagagaacattatctgtgatggggagaacattatctgtaatggggagaacattatctgtgatggggagaacattatctgtaatggggagagaacattatccgtgatggggagaacattatctgtgatggggagaacattatctgtgatggggagaacattatctgtgatgggggagagaacattatctgtgatgggggagagaacattatctgtgatgggggagagaacattatctgtgatgggggagagaacattatctgtgatgggggagagaacattatgcaGAACATTACACCCCATATTACCTCTCTGCAGAACATTACACCCCATATTACCTCTCTGCAGAACAGTACACCCCATATTACCTCTCTGCAGAACAGTGCACCCCATATTACCTCTCTGCAGAACAGTGCACCCCACATTACCTCTCTGCAGAACAGTGCACCCCATATTACCTCTCTGCAGAACAGTGCACCCCATATTACCTCTCTGCAGAACATTATACCCCATATTACCTCTCTGCAGAAAATTACACCCCATATTACCTCTCTGCAGAACAGTGCACCCCATATTACCTCTCTGCAGAACAGTGCACCCCATATTAcctctctgcagaacattgcaccccaTATTACCTCTCTGCAGAACAGTGCACCCCATATTACCTCTCTGCAGAAGATTACACCCCATATTACCTCTCTGCAGAACAGTGCACCCCATATTACCTCTCTGCAGAACAGTGCACCCCATATTACCTCTCTGCAGAACATTACACCCCATATTACCTCTCTGCAGAACAGTGCACCCCATATTACCTCTCTGCAGAACAGTGCACCCCATATTACCTCTCTGCAGAAAATTACACCCCATATTACCTCTCTGCAGAACATTACACCCCATATTACCTCTCTGCAGAACATTACACCCCATATTACCTCTCTGCAGAACagtgcaccccacattatatctccatgtagtgccccccacattatatccccatgtagtgcaccccacattatatccccatgtagtgccccccacattatatctCCATGtagtgccccccacattatatccccatgtagtgccccccacattatatctCCATGtagtgccccccacattatatccccatgtag
The sequence above is a segment of the Hyla sarda isolate aHylSar1 chromosome 6, aHylSar1.hap1, whole genome shotgun sequence genome. Coding sequences within it:
- the LOC130275287 gene encoding uncharacterized protein LOC130275287; amino-acid sequence: MENSEKSKKMKTKLKKKESRHNKTSDNPKWETENVTLCGEEGQDSNIISDSSIKSRKRTPTESDENRPPRGEKAARNTREVPDPSGSPQKKTKKKKKKKPPSVQSVEGSDPLHRSAPETISRNVKTPNDPKYKTKSKSEDGTSQWRRQPLAFHRSNVLMMTSTPRSSPIAPPKTKRDNGQIEDMNGISDQSQDLFITQKKFVLSHCTCEDSPPLGQEQHNGVRDWLGNQQPHHGTHLLSQLSCLRHNSVGLSSIESNQQVTLKENSTQTEVSFTYLALMSLMKKAKVLEPCSEEALDLSLPSRIRAKKAALSPGNDVIIVESQSTSADFKDSRKNNIKFCFSPVQRADETKFVQTVLNTSYFFKGKGDPGEASPPIPPILKMKEKPKKKCRRSKVHVKKEAKAT